One segment of Enterobacter cloacae complex sp. ECNIH7 DNA contains the following:
- the traL gene encoding type IV conjugative transfer system protein TraL gives MSGEEDKYYFPETLNQQERYLGLPIDELIVTAPLVVLGVLNNMSLELGVIAGILWFIVRYLKKGQGSFWLLNFCYWHLPSLLFKVTFRQIPDSSFRHWRA, from the coding sequence ATGAGCGGGGAAGAGGATAAATACTACTTCCCGGAAACACTGAACCAGCAGGAACGTTATTTAGGCCTTCCAATTGATGAATTAATCGTGACCGCACCCCTGGTTGTTTTAGGGGTGCTTAACAATATGTCACTCGAACTTGGCGTTATAGCGGGGATTCTCTGGTTCATTGTCAGATACCTGAAGAAAGGGCAGGGGTCATTCTGGTTACTTAATTTCTGTTACTGGCACCTGCCGTCACTTTTATTCAAAGTCACTTTTCGCCAGATACCTGATTCAAGTTTCCGGCACTGGAGGGCATAA
- a CDS encoding lytic transglycosylase domain-containing protein produces MKITLLPAAVLVVSLSAGAAPQMCFDQAGKDYRIDPLLLMSISIKESRLRADAINGSNRNGTEDVCGMQVNSSHYGKLKNFNITRDRLLNDPCICVYTGAWVLAHNFRSYGKNWDSVGMYNTGPSKKLITQRRAYAEDIKNIYRVLLARKTILSQYQEQSGGMVNAEKTAETASLNNTQ; encoded by the coding sequence ATGAAAATAACATTATTACCCGCTGCCGTGCTGGTCGTTTCACTTTCAGCGGGCGCAGCTCCCCAGATGTGTTTTGATCAGGCGGGAAAGGACTACCGTATTGATCCACTCCTGCTGATGTCAATTTCCATTAAGGAAAGCAGACTGCGGGCAGATGCGATTAATGGATCAAACAGGAATGGGACAGAAGATGTCTGCGGGATGCAGGTGAACAGCTCTCATTACGGAAAGCTTAAAAACTTTAATATTACGCGTGACCGGTTGTTAAATGATCCCTGTATCTGTGTCTATACCGGTGCCTGGGTTCTGGCGCACAACTTCCGGTCGTATGGTAAAAACTGGGACAGCGTAGGAATGTATAATACCGGCCCCTCGAAAAAGCTCATCACTCAGCGCCGGGCGTATGCCGAAGATATTAAAAATATATATCGCGTTTTGCTGGCACGAAAAACGATCCTTTCGCAGTATCAGGAGCAGAGCGGGGGAATGGTTAATGCAGAAAAAACAGCAGAGACGGCGTCACTGAATAACACACAATAA
- a CDS encoding Arc family DNA-binding protein has translation MKVKEKMWDGRGRPRKFQPGEAVEWRLRAPDNLLMELRICARAGNRSVNEEIIARLLLSLNYQPGKVVIKTAEGERLISLAVRFEEWLGNLLNEVDGEAEEKNKVPVHQEQLWMWREGERVLLPGKTTGYSMRIPENLADEIRAMAKVHNRSLNDEMLTRLMNTLGYFTERLLDQNEDAQALKVLCMEFEVFLKEKITEVEKEDLPWDEGESQ, from the coding sequence ATGAAAGTAAAAGAGAAAATGTGGGATGGTCGCGGCCGTCCACGAAAGTTCCAGCCCGGCGAGGCGGTCGAGTGGCGGCTGCGCGCGCCGGATAATTTGCTTATGGAGCTGCGAATATGTGCGAGGGCGGGTAACAGAAGCGTAAATGAGGAAATTATCGCAAGGCTTTTGTTGTCCCTGAATTATCAGCCAGGGAAGGTAGTAATTAAAACTGCGGAAGGCGAACGGCTCATTTCGTTGGCGGTCAGGTTCGAGGAGTGGCTCGGGAATTTACTGAATGAAGTGGATGGTGAGGCTGAAGAGAAAAATAAGGTTCCGGTGCACCAGGAGCAGTTGTGGATGTGGCGTGAAGGTGAGCGTGTGTTGCTCCCCGGGAAAACTACAGGCTACAGTATGCGTATTCCCGAGAATCTTGCAGATGAAATCAGGGCAATGGCAAAGGTGCATAACCGTAGTCTGAATGACGAAATGCTCACCAGGTTAATGAATACGCTTGGATATTTTACTGAGAGATTACTTGACCAGAATGAGGATGCGCAGGCACTGAAAGTATTGTGTATGGAATTTGAGGTTTTTTTAAAAGAAAAAATCACGGAGGTGGAGAAAGAAGACCTTCCGTGGGATGAGGGTGAGTCTCAGTGA
- a CDS encoding cytoplasmic protein: MAEESQTEQSRAYFYRNFTYTRDHLARDYLAELHNYHDDSWEYPQRAARLSAAVKRYKTYRMLCFIFEIADSIDLDLTPLTVKRLCTRLFGRSGSQDMIVAIFGQKGRQHRSRDNTLSTLDEITERYRLAAHSCQASTLSDIESVKRDYQAEIRKGREQAAP, encoded by the coding sequence ATGGCTGAAGAATCACAAACTGAGCAGTCGCGGGCCTATTTTTACCGCAACTTTACGTACACCCGCGATCATCTGGCCAGAGACTATCTGGCCGAACTGCACAATTATCACGATGATTCCTGGGAATACCCTCAACGAGCAGCCCGTCTCAGTGCGGCCGTGAAACGTTATAAAACTTACCGGATGCTCTGCTTCATCTTTGAGATTGCTGACAGCATTGATCTGGATTTAACGCCCCTTACCGTTAAACGCCTTTGCACCCGCCTTTTTGGCCGGTCAGGCAGTCAGGACATGATAGTGGCCATCTTTGGCCAGAAAGGCCGCCAGCACCGCAGCCGTGACAATACGCTCTCCACGCTGGATGAAATTACAGAGCGTTACCGGCTTGCTGCACATTCCTGCCAGGCATCAACCCTGAGTGATATTGAAAGCGTGAAAAGGGATTACCAGGCAGAGATCAGGAAGGGAAGAGAGCAGGCAGCGCCGTAG
- a CDS encoding relaxosome protein TraM codes for MPRKNIYFKDKIDREIHDILEIELQKGATTSDMNYSSIVNELVRLGLMVYKSKEEGPSFDLDGFRRDLIKKVSGSREGIMILTALVSDIFVTMKGPDSGVKLEELINANISSINDAEDKAEKDHFLTD; via the coding sequence ATGCCAAGAAAGAACATCTACTTTAAAGATAAAATTGACAGAGAAATACATGATATTCTTGAGATTGAGTTACAGAAAGGCGCAACAACGTCTGACATGAACTATTCATCAATAGTCAACGAATTAGTTCGACTCGGGTTGATGGTCTACAAATCGAAGGAAGAAGGCCCATCTTTCGATCTCGATGGTTTCCGACGCGACCTCATTAAGAAAGTCTCTGGCTCACGTGAAGGTATTATGATTCTCACCGCACTTGTCTCTGATATCTTTGTCACGATGAAGGGGCCAGACTCTGGAGTGAAGCTTGAAGAACTGATAAATGCCAATATCAGCTCGATTAACGATGCAGAAGATAAGGCTGAAAAAGACCACTTCCTGACGGATTAA
- a CDS encoding TraE/TraK family type IV conjugative transfer system protein codes for MKLKIKGERDKQLSYAFIGLTGLTLILGVGNVLTGSLAWHFATTQKTITTPMTYNRPFASDAVSADATGMTQFATSFIYWRLNITPENIDNNQKMILGYVPSAERDVLKKALDIEAERIKKGGITTQFDTKEIRVTNDGSVEFSGTLKSSTTNGAITTFLKPEEKIYRLKLSYVNGVINLHSFEELQPVTTTN; via the coding sequence ATGAAACTGAAAATCAAAGGGGAACGCGATAAACAACTCAGCTATGCGTTTATTGGCCTTACAGGATTAACCCTGATTCTGGGAGTGGGTAACGTTTTAACCGGTTCGCTGGCATGGCATTTTGCCACCACCCAGAAAACCATTACCACCCCAATGACGTATAACCGTCCGTTCGCTTCTGATGCAGTCAGCGCAGACGCAACCGGCATGACACAGTTCGCCACTTCCTTTATTTACTGGCGACTGAATATCACCCCGGAAAACATCGACAATAACCAGAAAATGATTCTTGGGTACGTCCCCTCTGCTGAGCGGGATGTGCTCAAGAAAGCCCTGGATATTGAAGCTGAACGCATCAAGAAAGGAGGGATTACCACCCAGTTCGACACGAAAGAAATCCGGGTCACCAATGATGGCTCCGTGGAATTCAGCGGCACTTTGAAATCCTCCACCACCAACGGCGCAATCACCACCTTCCTGAAGCCCGAAGAAAAAATCTACCGACTGAAACTGAGTTATGTGAATGGCGTGATTAACCTCCACAGCTTCGAGGAACTCCAGCCGGTAACCACCACCAACTAA
- the traB gene encoding F-type conjugal transfer pilus assembly protein TraB, with translation MNLNENLKTRRKQVAILAAVLVGGAAAAGGVIWYGQYQQAQKQPAPVAAPNMTGVVTAAFNQQVSDAALAQQQAKTSALEQNFATLSQQFAQNKLATDQKLADKDAEIQRLNDQLSKAPSSNPTTGQQTPPAGQNGTPLPGPVAAGQARPPEYSVTPTGTPAATGVNMGQGAGFYPGGSGQRMTGGLSTTKFSYDSLKKKPTKLPWIPSGSFSDAIMIEGADANASVTGQQNTQPVTIRLLGSIQMPNNKEYSADGCFVVGEIWGDISSERGVVRTKSISCVLKNGKHVDMEFDGHVSYQGKGGVRGKPVMRNGMIVGYAGAAGLLSGFGEGIKSAATPSVGLGATADVGAGDVFKQGLGGGASKAADTLSQYWIKRAEQYHPVIDIGAGNLVTVVFQKGFRLETLEDAEDQKAKEELQKAGSAAQDAVAPQPVSQTTTSSTTSVGNINPDDVLRQASQLRLGDTIN, from the coding sequence ATGAATCTGAATGAAAACCTGAAGACCCGCCGTAAGCAGGTGGCCATCCTCGCCGCCGTTCTTGTGGGCGGCGCAGCCGCTGCGGGCGGTGTTATCTGGTACGGGCAGTATCAGCAGGCGCAAAAGCAGCCCGCGCCGGTTGCCGCACCGAACATGACCGGTGTCGTGACCGCCGCATTTAACCAGCAGGTCAGCGATGCCGCACTGGCACAACAGCAGGCGAAGACCTCTGCGCTCGAGCAAAATTTTGCCACGCTCTCGCAGCAGTTTGCGCAGAACAAACTCGCCACCGACCAGAAACTCGCCGACAAGGACGCGGAAATTCAGCGCCTGAATGACCAGCTTTCGAAAGCCCCCAGCAGCAACCCGACCACAGGCCAGCAGACACCACCTGCTGGTCAGAACGGAACACCACTCCCGGGTCCCGTTGCTGCCGGTCAGGCCCGACCCCCCGAATACTCCGTGACCCCCACAGGCACACCGGCCGCCACTGGTGTCAATATGGGGCAGGGCGCAGGGTTCTATCCGGGCGGCTCCGGCCAGCGCATGACAGGCGGTCTGTCGACCACCAAATTCAGCTACGACAGTCTGAAGAAAAAGCCCACAAAACTGCCCTGGATTCCGTCCGGCTCCTTCTCTGACGCCATCATGATTGAAGGGGCCGATGCCAACGCCAGCGTCACCGGCCAGCAGAACACCCAGCCCGTCACCATTCGTCTTCTGGGGAGTATCCAGATGCCCAACAACAAAGAGTACAGCGCGGATGGCTGCTTTGTGGTGGGCGAAATCTGGGGGGATATCTCCAGCGAGCGCGGTGTGGTGCGAACAAAGTCGATCAGCTGCGTGCTGAAAAACGGCAAGCACGTCGATATGGAATTTGACGGTCACGTGAGCTACCAGGGTAAGGGTGGTGTGCGCGGCAAGCCAGTGATGCGTAACGGCATGATTGTCGGCTACGCCGGCGCAGCGGGTCTGCTTTCAGGTTTTGGTGAAGGGATTAAGTCTGCTGCCACACCGTCAGTAGGACTCGGCGCCACAGCCGATGTCGGTGCCGGCGACGTGTTTAAGCAGGGGTTAGGTGGGGGAGCCAGTAAGGCGGCCGACACCCTGAGTCAGTACTGGATTAAACGCGCTGAGCAGTATCACCCGGTGATTGATATCGGTGCCGGCAACCTGGTCACGGTCGTGTTCCAGAAAGGTTTCCGACTGGAAACACTGGAAGACGCTGAAGACCAGAAAGCGAAAGAGGAACTGCAGAAAGCAGGTAGCGCCGCGCAGGACGCCGTTGCTCCGCAACCCGTCAGTCAGACCACCACGTCCAGCACTACCTCAGTCGGCAACATCAACCCCGATGATGTTCTCCGCCAGGCCAGCCAGCTGCGCCTCGGTGACACCATCAACTGA
- the traV gene encoding type IV conjugative transfer system lipoprotein TraV — translation MKKLLGAALLCSALTGCAGLNSDFDCNKTATDQCLTTGEANKLAAQGKSLDDLTADKATKKPAGETLPALRNTAPGVNPWRPVSVAATGTAAAKPIAPRPLATAQAETSGSLVTPLVTTSHATPVPVNTAGRVPVQRIPDATQRLWIAPWVDTDDNFHQPAVVEFVKNKSHWDESYRVIGEGGE, via the coding sequence ATGAAAAAACTACTGGGTGCTGCACTGCTGTGCAGCGCACTGACCGGCTGCGCCGGTCTCAATTCTGATTTCGACTGCAACAAGACCGCCACCGACCAGTGCCTGACGACCGGAGAGGCCAACAAACTGGCCGCGCAGGGCAAAAGCCTGGACGACCTGACGGCTGATAAAGCCACAAAAAAGCCTGCGGGTGAAACCCTGCCGGCACTGCGTAACACAGCGCCGGGCGTCAATCCGTGGCGTCCTGTTTCCGTCGCAGCAACCGGAACCGCCGCCGCTAAGCCAATTGCTCCTCGCCCGCTGGCGACTGCCCAGGCGGAGACATCCGGCTCACTGGTCACGCCGCTGGTCACCACCAGTCATGCCACGCCGGTGCCGGTCAACACCGCTGGCCGCGTCCCGGTTCAGCGCATCCCTGACGCCACGCAGCGCCTGTGGATTGCACCCTGGGTGGACACGGACGACAACTTTCATCAGCCCGCCGTTGTCGAGTTTGTGAAAAACAAATCCCACTGGGATGAGAGCTATCGCGTTATCGGGGAGGGCGGCGAATGA
- a CDS encoding type IV conjugative transfer system pilin TraA, whose amino-acid sequence MLTKGSALNVGKGWAVASLFRKARENRQMKFYLKTAGAFLIALMVTNPSFASGTDLLSSQATTVNSTFGSGSSLIKWFYIAEIIMGLFIYIKARSPLVFVGIVMAIIFTRVAFGIAS is encoded by the coding sequence ATGTTAACCAAAGGCAGCGCCCTTAACGTCGGTAAGGGATGGGCGGTAGCGTCTTTATTCCGTAAAGCTCGCGAAAATCGCCAGATGAAATTTTACTTAAAAACAGCAGGTGCATTCTTAATTGCACTTATGGTCACCAACCCGTCATTCGCATCCGGTACTGACCTCCTCTCATCACAGGCAACAACTGTTAATTCCACATTCGGTTCTGGCTCCTCACTGATTAAATGGTTCTACATTGCCGAAATCATCATGGGCCTGTTTATTTATATTAAGGCACGCTCTCCACTGGTATTTGTCGGTATCGTTATGGCAATCATCTTTACCCGTGTCGCCTTCGGTATCGCGAGCTAA
- a CDS encoding DUF932 domain-containing protein, translating to MVSFASRYRMPSSIRKDRPLTNDELQRIVPSAFSADKHDSRSERYTYIPTINILDRLRDEGFQPYYATQSRPRDQDKREFTKHMLRLRRHDQINGKEVPEIILLNSHDGSSSYKMIPGMFRQVCSNGLVAWKDFGEIRVPHKGDIVGQVIEGAYTVLKTFDAVDENIDMMKSIQLSLPEQRLLGAAALEYKYDGKKSPVTPEQIINPRRVLDQGQDLWTTFNVVQENVIRGGIRGRTEKGSLTRTREVTGIDGDIKLNQALWKLAEEFAKLKA from the coding sequence ATGGTCAGTTTCGCAAGCCGCTATCGTATGCCGTCGTCAATCCGTAAAGACCGCCCGCTGACGAATGATGAATTACAGCGCATTGTCCCGAGCGCGTTTTCTGCTGATAAGCATGATTCTCGCTCAGAGCGTTATACCTATATTCCGACCATTAATATTCTTGATCGTTTACGTGATGAGGGATTCCAGCCGTATTATGCAACCCAGTCACGTCCGCGTGACCAGGATAAACGCGAGTTTACGAAACATATGCTGCGCCTGCGCCGACATGACCAGATTAACGGTAAAGAAGTCCCGGAAATTATTCTGCTTAACAGCCATGATGGCTCCAGCAGTTATAAAATGATCCCCGGCATGTTTCGTCAGGTTTGCTCTAATGGTCTGGTAGCCTGGAAAGATTTTGGTGAAATCCGCGTACCACACAAAGGGGATATTGTCGGGCAGGTTATCGAGGGCGCTTATACAGTGCTGAAAACATTTGATGCTGTTGATGAAAATATCGACATGATGAAAAGCATCCAGCTCTCTTTACCTGAACAACGTCTCCTGGGTGCCGCCGCTCTGGAGTATAAGTATGACGGGAAAAAATCGCCGGTAACGCCAGAGCAGATTATTAACCCGCGCCGTGTCCTCGACCAGGGACAGGATTTATGGACCACTTTTAATGTGGTGCAGGAAAATGTGATCCGGGGTGGTATCCGTGGCAGAACGGAAAAAGGCAGTCTGACCAGAACGCGGGAAGTCACCGGTATTGACGGTGATATCAAATTAAATCAGGCATTATGGAAACTGGCTGAAGAGTTTGCAAAGCTGAAGGCCTGA
- the traK gene encoding type-F conjugative transfer system secretin TraK: MKFRISPAAAAVILAAGFFTGGLRAASAPAAIPFENDAAFNVTLSNTNPSKVVVDGELITSISGPSGAYDQSTTDDGALILSPLVGQNFTLFIQTDRGSSLSLNIKPQPGNGKTLRFTPMSPPLRKNDDAKAWEEGQTYEKTLVALSRAVVNGQVPDDYQEYPVSRMPAYTPASDVRLTPERQFVGNHLRLVRFRMSNPGNVTRSLRERDFWRKGVRAVMLSQSQLYAGGEGYAWIVFSDDGDTRP; the protein is encoded by the coding sequence ATGAAATTTCGCATTTCACCGGCAGCTGCTGCTGTGATTCTGGCAGCGGGATTCTTTACTGGCGGCCTTCGGGCCGCTTCCGCACCCGCAGCCATTCCGTTTGAGAACGACGCCGCCTTTAACGTCACTCTCAGCAACACCAACCCAAGCAAGGTTGTTGTCGACGGAGAATTAATCACAAGCATCAGCGGACCATCCGGTGCCTACGACCAGAGCACGACCGATGACGGAGCGCTCATTCTGTCTCCGCTTGTTGGCCAGAACTTCACACTGTTTATCCAGACTGACCGCGGCTCATCGCTGAGCCTGAATATCAAACCGCAGCCCGGCAACGGCAAGACCCTGCGCTTCACCCCCATGTCACCACCACTTCGCAAGAACGATGACGCGAAGGCCTGGGAAGAAGGGCAGACCTATGAAAAGACACTGGTCGCATTGTCCCGGGCCGTCGTCAACGGCCAGGTGCCTGATGACTACCAGGAATACCCGGTCAGCCGGATGCCGGCATACACACCCGCCAGTGATGTACGCCTGACACCGGAACGCCAGTTTGTCGGCAACCACCTTCGTCTGGTGCGTTTCCGGATGAGCAATCCGGGCAACGTCACCCGCAGCCTGCGCGAGCGCGACTTCTGGCGCAAGGGCGTCAGGGCCGTCATGCTCTCACAGAGCCAGCTCTATGCCGGCGGCGAAGGCTACGCCTGGATTGTGTTTTCAGATGACGGAGACACCCGCCCATGA